TGCCGAGACCCGCGATGGTCGAGTGGGAATAAAACTCATTTGGCATTGGCTGGCAGTTGCTGGCATCGAATGCCGTTCCGTATGCTTTCGCAGCATCAGTAGTACTTGAGTTTGGGATAATGTGTTGCAATTGTAGGGAAATAGCCTACAATTGCTACATGAAGCATTCGAACCACATAGATAAGATCGCAGCGCTCTCCGAGTCTGAGGGCGTTTTCACCACTGCACAGGCGGCCCGCATGGGCATCCCGCGCGACGCCCTACACGACGCGGTCGAGTCCGGTCGCCTCGTGCGCATCGTGCGAGGTGCCTACCGCATGGTGGGGTCCGGCTCTTCCTTCACGGACGAGCTGGCGGCGATATGGAAGCTCACCGCCCCGGCGACGTTCTCCCACGAGAGGATGCGGGTTTCCGATTGGGACGGCATCGCCGTCGGAGGGTCCACCGCCTCCGCCCTCCTCGGGATCGGAGACCTGCAGCTCTCGCCCTACCGGCTCTATGCCCCAAGGAGAATCAACACGAGGAACCCGTCAGCGAGCTTCGTCAGGCGCTCGGTGGGTCGCGACGAAGTTACGTTCGAGTCGGGGCTCCCCGTGACACGCTCCGAGCGCACCGTCTTCGACCTCGTCGCGGACGACGAGGACTTCTCGCTTGTGGCGGATGTCCTGGCGGACGCCTCGAGGAAGTACCAGGATTTCGACTACGGGAAGCTTCGGGGACTACTCGAGGGCCGTTACGGCGAGAAGCGGGGATGTGAGATTTTCCGGAGCCTGATGGATGATGCCGGGCTTCTCGGGAGGGGGACGCGGGAATGAGGTACAAGAGCGCGGCCGCACTCGAGATGGCGGTCAAATCAGCGGCGTCGGCGTCGCCGATGGATACCGGGCGCGCCGTGTCGGCATTCTACTTCCACCGACTGCTGTGCCGCGTGTTCGCCGGCGGCAACGGCTCGTTCGTGCTCAAGGGTGGTCGGGCGATGCTCGCTCGAACCGTCGACGCCCGCGCGACGCGCGACATCGACCTGCTCTCCACGGAAGGGAGCCTGGAGGATGCGCTCGAGGAGCTCGTCCGGCTCGCCGGGACCGACCTGGGCGACTTCGTGACGTTCGAGTTCACGGGGTCGCGCCCGATAAAGGCCGAGGACGAGTACAGGAGCGGGCTGTCTGTCGGGTTCGTCCCCATGCTCGGCGCGAAGCGCATGCAGCCCGTCTCCGTCGACCTCGTCGTCGACGAGGTGCCGCTCGAGGGGGCCGAGCGCATCTCCCCAGCGGACAGGATAGAGGTGGACGGGCTTGAGACCTGCGACTACCTCGTCTATCCCGTCGAGGCCGCCCTCGCGGACAAGCTCTGCGGCATAGTCGAAGTTCATGGAAGAAGAGCGTCCTCCAGGGTAAAGGACCTCGTAGACATCGCCGTCTATGCCACTACGGCCACGGTGGACGGTTCGGGGTTCCAGTCCCGACTGCGCCGCGAAGCCTCCGCGCGGCGCATCTTTCTGGGCGACTCCTTCGGATTGCCGAAGGCCTGGGGCGCTCCCCAGGCGCGCCAGTACGCGAAGCTCTGCCAGAGGACGGGCCTTCCGGAGGCGTTGAGGAATATGGAAGCCGCATCCGAGCTCGCCGGCAGGCTCCTCGACCCCGCGATCCGGGGAGAGGCGGGCGGCAGGCACTGGAATCCGGAAGCGCGCGAGTGGGAGTAGGCGCCGTGCGCCCGGATGGCCGGCTTGACGGCGCGCTTGCGTTCGGTTAGAACGGTGTGCATGGAAAACCTACAAGTTTTGTAAGGGCGGGACCCACCGGGCCCGCTCTAGTTTTTTATAGGGACAAAGGCAGGGACCCGCCGGCAGGTGCGATGCCTGCAACGGGGCCTCCATGTCCGATATCGCTTGCGGGGCTGAATCTAGGCTTTTGATGCGGTCCCTTTCTTAAGCCTCGGGAAGCCTTTCAAAGCTGTCGGGCCAGGACTCCTGCTATTTGCTGCCAGGCAAGTTGCGCTTGCCCGTTAAGACGTCGAGCGTGTATCGTTGCCGCCGATGGGGACGTGGGGCATGAGCAGAAGCGCCACGAGTCCCAAAGGCTTGCTGGAGTCCGCTCGCTTTGCACCAGGGCGACATCGAAGGGTCGTCGCGCAGGCTCCGGCCGAATACGTAACACCTGGCATTGTGTGGACAGCGTCAGGGATGCGTCATTAGGGCGTTCTTCGCATGGCTGCAAATCCGCTTTGCATCCAGGCCAGAGCCACGCTACAATGCTTGGCAACAATTCATCAGCGGGGCCTTTGACAAGCGCCGCTTCAAGTTAGGTCAGGTTAGATGAAGAACTAGCGATGCCCATTTCGGGCGCCCCATACGACCATTCTGCCAATCCGGTCGCGCTTCAGGGTGCCGCATCGCCTCAGAATCTTCTTGTTTCAAGTTCATGCATCGCGTGCCTGACCCTCTGCGCGACCTCCCCTCGAAGGAGCTCGCCATGCAACTGAATCTCAATCACATCAGCTATACCTACCCTGGTACGGTATCGGCCGCCATCGATGACGTCAGCGTCACATTCTCGTCGGGATGGACGGGCGTCATCGGCGATAACGGATGCGGGAAGAGCACGCTTGCCCGTATCGCCGCGAACTCCATCGCGCCAGATTCCGGAACGGTGAGTCCGAAGCTGTTCTCGGCGTACTGCCAGCAGGACTCGACCCAGGAACCGGACAATCTCCTCGACTTCGCATCGGACTGGGGCAAGGAGGCGCAACGAGCAAGGGCTTTGCTTCGCGTCGAAGACGACTGGTTCTGGCGCTATGGCACTCTCTCTGGGGGTCAGCAGAAGCGGCTCCAGATCGCATGCGCGCTCTATGCGCGACCGGAAGTCCTTATCATGGACGAGCCGACAAACGACCTCGACATCGTGACACGCGACATCGTGAGGGAAGCCCTCGCTTCATTCGGCGGCATCGGAATTCTCATCTCGCACGACAGGGCTCTGCTGGATAGCCTTGTGAGCCAGAGCCTGATGTGCGAGGGGGTGCGTTGGACCATGCGACCCGGAGGGTACACGAAGGCGAGTGTCCAATCGGCCATCGAGCGCTCTGCTGCAATCAGGGACCGCGAGAAGGCCGCCCGCGAAGCGAAGCGCTTGAAGGCGGAAGCCCAGCGCAGAAGCGAGGAGGCGGCGCGTCAGAAGGGCAAGCGCAGCAAGCGCAACTTGGACAAGCACGACAGTGACGCACGGGAGAGGATTGGACGCGCCATAGTCTCAGGAAAGGACGGCGTGGCTGGCAAGCTCTCGTCCAATATGAGTGAACGGCTGGCAAAGGCCGAGGGAGAGCTCTCAAAGAGAGTTGTCGCGAAGCGATACGACCATGCTCTCGGCGCGTTCGGAATTGCCGCGCGTTCGAGCTGCGTGGTGCACCTAGAGGCGACGCGACTGTCCGCTGGTGATTTCTCGATAGTCGTGCCAGAGCTCTGGATCTCGCCAACGGACCACGTGGTGCTGACTGGCGCGAACGGAACGGGAAAGAGCCTGGTGGTACGAAGCGTCATCGAATCTGCTCCCGACACCGTCAAAGTGGCGTACGTTCCCCAGAACGTCGGGCCGGAAGAACGCGGGCGGGCCCTGAGACGACTACGAGGTCAGGACCAAGAGACGAAGGGCCGCATCCTCTCCATCGTGGCACGGTTGAATTCCGACCCCGATAAACTGCTCGATGGAGACGATTTGAGTCCTGGCGAGCTCCGCAAACTCATGCTCGCGCAGCAGCTTGTTGCGAATCCCAACCTCCTCGTGCTCGATGAACCGACGAATCATCTCGATGTGGGCTCCATCGAAGCGCTTCAAGGCATGCTGATTGGTTTTCCTGGTGCGTTCCTGCTGGTCACGCATGATGGGCAGCTGTCGGAGGCGGTCACGCAGATTGGATGGGAGACAAGGCGAGGCGAGAATGGGATGAGACTACAAGTCGCTGATGAATAAGCTTTGTTCGCCTTCGGCCGATGCCGCGATTCAGCACGAGCGTGGTTCTCAGCGCGCTTGTGCTGAGCAGCAGGGCAAGCGTCGATGCAAAAGAGTTCGCTGCTCGATTCAATGTGAGCGTCTTTCGCATGCACGAGCATCCTAGCCCCGAGTGTCCGATCGGCCGCAACGTGCACGCCGTGCTCGGCACGGAGCTTGACGCTGCGGAGCAGGCCATGCTTGACCACCTTGACTCCACCACCTTGGCCGATCTGGCCGACGCTACGAGGGAGCGCATCGCGCAGCAGGAGCAGGCCTAGGGGTCTGGGGTCGCGGGCTCGCCCAGATTGCCAAGCATCTCGGATTCCGTCTTGGCGCTCCGCTCGGCCAGCGTCCGTGCTTGTCGTCCGGACGGAATGCCCTCGCTTTATCCGACAGCCCCGCCCAACAAGTGGCCTGCTACCAGGGCTGCCATTTCCCGCGGGGTCTCGTTCCAGCCCTTACGTGCCCACGTAATGAACATCCCATAGAGTCCGTAGGCGAGAAAAGCGGCCTCGTAGCTCCCCTCGCGTCCCAGGTCGGCGTCGCTTACGATTGTTTCGAACGCGGCCAGGATGGCATCCGTACGGCCCTGCTCGATCATGAGGTCGTTTTCCGTGCGCAGTGACAGGCAGAACTCAAAGTAGCGCAGAGCCCGCTGGGGATTCGAGAACGCGAGCTCCTTCAGGCGGTGTCCCTTCTCGTATGCCCGCCATTGGCGAACGAGGTAGGCAGTCAGCAGCTCCTCCTTAGACGAGAAGTTGCGAAAGTACGTGGCCCGGCCCACGCCCGCCCGTGCGGCAAGCTCGTCGATGGTGACCTTTCTGATGTTCTTCTCGGCCATAAGCAAGAACAGGGCGGATCCCAGCATGTCCGTGGCATATGCAGACACGACAGACCTCCTGATACGAAAGCGGCCGATGCGTATCGATTGCGCTCGCGACATCGGGACGCTTGCAGGACGGACGATACGATTGTATCAGCTGAAGCGAATCTGAGGAATCTTTCGGGGGCTGTGATGAAGGAGAAGACACGGGGACGCCTGCGGCTGCTCGCAAGGGTGGCGGGAGGAATCTGCATCGCCATCGTCGTGCTCGCCCTGGTGCTCACGACCCATACGCAGATCGTTATTGGAGCGATCCAGAAACTTTCTGCCGGCACGGTCAAGACAACCAATGCCTACAAGCCCGAGGGCAAACACGTGGATGCGATGCGGGATAACGGACAGCGCATCGTGACCGAAATCGCCTATGCCGACAAGTACCCCAATAGCTTCCTGGACATAACCTACCCCGATGCCGACACCTCCGTGCGCAGGCCGACGCTGGTCTATTTTCATGGCGGAGGGTTCTTTGCGGGCAGCAAAAGTGCGGGTGACCCGCTGGCGTCGAGTGACGTCACGTCGCTGCTGGATGACATCTGTGCGGCCGGCTACAACGTCGTGAACGTGGACTACGGTCTCGTGCCCGACTGCCGCTTCCCAGTTCCTGTCATACAGGCCAATCAGGTACTGGCCTGGTGCGAGTCGCATGCGAAGGAATACGGCCTCGATATGGACGATGTCATCATCATGGGCTCGTCTGCCGGCGCCATCATAACGAGCCAGCTGGGCGCCGTCATCGCAAATCCAAAGTATGCCGACGCGCTTGGCATAAAGCCCAAGTTGGAGCCCAGCCAGGTACGTGCTCTCGTGATTGATG
This sequence is a window from Parafannyhessea umbonata. Protein-coding genes within it:
- a CDS encoding TetR/AcrR family transcriptional regulator, yielding MSAYATDMLGSALFLLMAEKNIRKVTIDELAARAGVGRATYFRNFSSKEELLTAYLVRQWRAYEKGHRLKELAFSNPQRALRYFEFCLSLRTENDLMIEQGRTDAILAAFETIVSDADLGREGSYEAAFLAYGLYGMFITWARKGWNETPREMAALVAGHLLGGAVG
- a CDS encoding type IV toxin-antitoxin system AbiEi family antitoxin domain-containing protein is translated as MKHSNHIDKIAALSESEGVFTTAQAARMGIPRDALHDAVESGRLVRIVRGAYRMVGSGSSFTDELAAIWKLTAPATFSHERMRVSDWDGIAVGGSTASALLGIGDLQLSPYRLYAPRRINTRNPSASFVRRSVGRDEVTFESGLPVTRSERTVFDLVADDEDFSLVADVLADASRKYQDFDYGKLRGLLEGRYGEKRGCEIFRSLMDDAGLLGRGTRE
- a CDS encoding ATP-binding cassette domain-containing protein, with amino-acid sequence MQLNLNHISYTYPGTVSAAIDDVSVTFSSGWTGVIGDNGCGKSTLARIAANSIAPDSGTVSPKLFSAYCQQDSTQEPDNLLDFASDWGKEAQRARALLRVEDDWFWRYGTLSGGQQKRLQIACALYARPEVLIMDEPTNDLDIVTRDIVREALASFGGIGILISHDRALLDSLVSQSLMCEGVRWTMRPGGYTKASVQSAIERSAAIRDREKAAREAKRLKAEAQRRSEEAARQKGKRSKRNLDKHDSDARERIGRAIVSGKDGVAGKLSSNMSERLAKAEGELSKRVVAKRYDHALGAFGIAARSSCVVHLEATRLSAGDFSIVVPELWISPTDHVVLTGANGTGKSLVVRSVIESAPDTVKVAYVPQNVGPEERGRALRRLRGQDQETKGRILSIVARLNSDPDKLLDGDDLSPGELRKLMLAQQLVANPNLLVLDEPTNHLDVGSIEALQGMLIGFPGAFLLVTHDGQLSEAVTQIGWETRRGENGMRLQVADE
- a CDS encoding nucleotidyl transferase AbiEii/AbiGii toxin family protein, whose amino-acid sequence is MRYKSAAALEMAVKSAASASPMDTGRAVSAFYFHRLLCRVFAGGNGSFVLKGGRAMLARTVDARATRDIDLLSTEGSLEDALEELVRLAGTDLGDFVTFEFTGSRPIKAEDEYRSGLSVGFVPMLGAKRMQPVSVDLVVDEVPLEGAERISPADRIEVDGLETCDYLVYPVEAALADKLCGIVEVHGRRASSRVKDLVDIAVYATTATVDGSGFQSRLRREASARRIFLGDSFGLPKAWGAPQARQYAKLCQRTGLPEALRNMEAASELAGRLLDPAIRGEAGGRHWNPEAREWE
- a CDS encoding alpha/beta hydrolase, translating into MKEKTRGRLRLLARVAGGICIAIVVLALVLTTHTQIVIGAIQKLSAGTVKTTNAYKPEGKHVDAMRDNGQRIVTEIAYADKYPNSFLDITYPDADTSVRRPTLVYFHGGGFFAGSKSAGDPLASSDVTSLLDDICAAGYNVVNVDYGLVPDCRFPVPVIQANQVLAWCESHAKEYGLDMDDVIIMGSSAGAIITSQLGAVIANPKYADALGIKPKLEPSQVRALVIDDAPLVYDEFSLATKVIVGNYVSGTIFLSKDQVHRYDATQWVTSAYPPAVLLGSEYHNDMRHMDAALSGAGVTHELIDPLAERGLKMPHCFVASERKNKVARDAFERMLAFLADRTD